From Solibaculum mannosilyticum:
CACATCTATCGCAAATACATCGCCCATAAGACAAGCGAATGGTACCAGTATTCCATCCGCATTTCCCAGTGGGAGATCGACCGCTATCTCATGCGCTATTAAGTTGCATGAAACAGTAAAAAGAGGTATTGAGTGACATACTCAATACCTCTTTTCTATTCGGGCCATAAGAATCTCGAGATTAAAAAGATATCATTTCAAAGACGCAACAATTAGCCCATTTGTTCTGTTTCTATATGAGAATAGCAACTATTTTTGCCAAATATTATATATAAAAAATTAAATTTGCATAATTTATTGTTTTATTGTATAATCAATATGGCTTTGTGATCAAAAAAACAGGAGGAGAAAAACATGGAAAACGAAACCAAGAGAGTTGTATGTGAACATTGCGGTCAGGAAGTCGATGCTAATGCTAAAGTATGTCCGCACTGCGGAGGAAGAAACAAACCACCCATTTATAAAAAATGGTGGTTCTGGGTCATTATTGCAGTGATTGTAATTGCCATTGCCGGCGGTTCTATAAATTCCAAGAATAATGATCCATCGGATTCGACGTCATCTTCTCAAGGACATGTATCCTCTCAGGCGGAGACTGCCAGCAGTACAGTGGCCAGCAGTGAGCCCACCTCTCTTCCTGAGGAGTCGGCTCCTGAAGAATCAGTCGCTGAAGAACCAGAGGACGACGTTCCAACTGAATATAAAACAGCGCTGAAGAAAGCCGAGCAGTATTCTAAAATCATGCATATGTCCAAGGCAGGGCTGTACAATCAGCTCACCTCCGAATATGGTGAGAAATATTCCGCAGAAGCAGCACAATATGCCGTCGACAACATCGATGCGGATTGGAATGCCAATGCTCTGGCCAAAGCGGAAGACTATGCTGAAACGATGCACATGTCTAAGGCCGGGATTTATGATCAGTTGATCTCTGAATACGGTGAGAAGTTCACCGAAGAAGAAGCCCAATACGCAATCGACAATATCGAAGCGGATTGGAATGCCAATGCTTTAGAAAAGGCCAAAACCTATCAGGAAACAATGGGAATGTCTCCCGCAGCCATCAAAGACCAGCTGACCTCTGAGTACGGTGAAAAGTTTACTGAGGAAGAGGCTCAGTACGCAATTGATAACCTTGGTTGATAAAAAAACTATATTGTCTTGCCGATAGAAAAACCGCCCTGATTGAGTCAATCAGGGCGGTTTTCTTTTGAATCGGGTTGGCGGGCTGTTTTGCAGATGCACCTCTCAGCGGACAGGGAGGTAATCGATGACCGACTGTTGATCCGTAGCCTCCAGCTTGAAGATCACCGGACGCAATCCATCGTTACAGCTGCAAACGGCCACTCCTGGCTTACGGATCCAATCCCCGTAGTAAAACAATCCATCCCCGGCTCCGTGGGCCAGAGCGAACACATACTGATAGATAGCCTTCCACGCTTCATCGCACATCCCTTCCGGTTTTGCGTAATCAGCATAAAAGACTTGTCCCTTTTTCATCATCGGGCAGGCGGTTAATCCTTCCGCACCGTACTCCTTGGCCAATTCTTGATCCAAAGTCGTTTTCAGCACTGTGATTTTTACCTTGTTCATAAAGAAGCCTCCTGTTTTTGATGGATCACAGATCCTTTTTATCCTGCTTGTTTCGACAAGAACCCTGTTTTCTTTCCCAGAATATACTGGGAAGGATTGGGACTCATTTGTACTTTTCATTGCTGCGATAGAAAGGTGAATTCACCATGCAAAAATGTATACCACTGGAAAAGGCGGCTAAACAAGTCTGCCTTGAAAATTGTAAACCACCGCTTATTTTCCAGCTTCCTCCGGAAAGCGGACGCGCTATCTTGAACGCCGTACAGGATACACCCGTCCATAAGTACCCCGCAGCCATCACCCATACGATGGTCGATACCGGCCGATGGGGGCAGATCCGCGTTTACGTCATTACCCCGGAAGAGGTCCGAAATCCCGCCGACGTTATTTTCTACATCCACGGCGCCGGATGGGTATTCGGCAATCTCCACACCCACGATAAACTGGTCCGGGAACTGGCTGCACGCACCCATTCCATTGTGGTCTTTCCAGAATACAGCCTCTCCCCCAAGGCCAAATATCCGACCGCCATCGAACAATGTTATTCCGCCCTCTGCCAGCTCCCTTACATCGCTGAACAATGCTGTTTTAAAATCAATCCGTCTACACTGACCATAGCTGGAGACAGCGTCGGCGGCAATATGGCAACTGTTATGACCATCCTCTCCAAACGGCGCTGCGGCCCCAACATCCACAAGCAGCTTTTGTATTATCCCGTCACCAACGCCTGCTTCGATACCCCGTCTTACCGGCAATTCGCCTGCGGTTATTACCTCTATCGGGCCGGGATGAAGTGGTTCTGGGATCAGTATACCACATGTGATGCCGATCGCCAAGAGATCACCGCCTCCCCTCTCTGCGCCTCTGTCCAGCAGCTCAAGGGACTTCCCTCCGCCATGATTTTAAATGGCGAAGCCGACGTCCTCCGCGATGAAGGCCAGGCTTACGCGAGAAAACTCCGTATGGCGGGTGTGGATGTGACTGCCCTCCGATTCCAGGCCATCATCCACGACTTTGTCATGCTCAATGCTCTGGATCAGACCGACGCTTGTCGTTCGGCCATGGATGCCTCCACCAGCTGGATCAATCGTAAAAACTGTGAAC
This genomic window contains:
- a CDS encoding Ltp family lipoprotein, whose product is MENETKRVVCEHCGQEVDANAKVCPHCGGRNKPPIYKKWWFWVIIAVIVIAIAGGSINSKNNDPSDSTSSSQGHVSSQAETASSTVASSEPTSLPEESAPEESVAEEPEDDVPTEYKTALKKAEQYSKIMHMSKAGLYNQLTSEYGEKYSAEAAQYAVDNIDADWNANALAKAEDYAETMHMSKAGIYDQLISEYGEKFTEEEAQYAIDNIEADWNANALEKAKTYQETMGMSPAAIKDQLTSEYGEKFTEEEAQYAIDNLG
- a CDS encoding TIGR04076 family protein produces the protein MNKVKITVLKTTLDQELAKEYGAEGLTACPMMKKGQVFYADYAKPEGMCDEAWKAIYQYVFALAHGAGDGLFYYGDWIRKPGVAVCSCNDGLRPVIFKLEATDQQSVIDYLPVR
- a CDS encoding alpha/beta hydrolase; translated protein: MQKCIPLEKAAKQVCLENCKPPLIFQLPPESGRAILNAVQDTPVHKYPAAITHTMVDTGRWGQIRVYVITPEEVRNPADVIFYIHGAGWVFGNLHTHDKLVRELAARTHSIVVFPEYSLSPKAKYPTAIEQCYSALCQLPYIAEQCCFKINPSTLTIAGDSVGGNMATVMTILSKRRCGPNIHKQLLYYPVTNACFDTPSYRQFACGYYLYRAGMKWFWDQYTTCDADRQEITASPLCASVQQLKGLPSAMILNGEADVLRDEGQAYARKLRMAGVDVTALRFQAIIHDFVMLNALDQTDACRSAMDASTSWINRKNCEQHLLDAASVSQDSCN